From Fundulus heteroclitus isolate FHET01 chromosome 5, MU-UCD_Fhet_4.1, whole genome shotgun sequence, a single genomic window includes:
- the c5h22orf23 gene encoding UPF0193 protein EVG1 isoform X1 — MHLSWMWDLNENGQTMSQVVRAGEGPLTQHALVRFLTRVLPVVTRQLIGAGEFPVAPFPRTAMQSSFKTPGARGLWNNPRPTQCSKETQEMLKLMKEESKLACLQRKQINRRTKRGAVSSQTPASGPSFPLSKCAQRLTPVKPCRRSAESCRAGDSYVREKFHPGPTRDLEKEKRRLQNILATGEEEPAAGSPGETSECCTPDESEEMERYQEVLNEIEERRQFLADMAALGQEHQYIGIINAEISQRLRELDILDQADASKQGADD; from the exons AGCCAGGTGGTCCGAGCGGGAGAAGGCCCTCTTACACAGCATGCACTCGTAAGGTTTCTGACCCGTGTGCTTCCGGTAGTGACGCGTCAGCTCATCGGAGCGGGCGAATTTCCAGTTGCACCCTTCCCACGGACAGCG ATGCAGTCCTCCTTCAAAACTCCAGGAGCCAGGGGACTGTGGAATAACCCCAGACCCACACAGTGCAGTAAGGAGACACAGGAAATGCTGAAAT TGATGAAAGAGGAATCAAAGCTTGCATGCCTCCAGAGAAAACAGATCAACAGACGCACAAAGC GTGGAGCGGTTTCGTCTCAGACTCCGGCTTCTGGACCGTCTTTTCCTCTGAGTAAATGTGCTCAGCGACTGACGCCTGTAAAGCCTTGTAGACGCAGTGCTGAATCTTGTCGGGCTGGGGACAGCTACGTGAGGGAAAAGTTTCACCCTGGTCCCACAC GAGATTtggagaaggagaagaggaggCTTCAGAATATCTTGGCAACAGGAGAAGAAGAGCCTGCAGCTGGATCGCCTGGAGAAACGTCTGAATGTTGCACACCAGATGAATCAGAGGAGATGGAGCGCTATCAGGAAG TTTTAAATGAAATCGAAGAAAGGAGACAGTTTCTAGCAGATATGGCAGCTTTGGGCCAGGAGCACCAGTACATCGGCATCATCAATGCAGAGATATCGCAG AGGCTTCGTGAGCTGGACATTCTGGATCAGGCCGACGCCTCCAAGCAGGGAGCAGACGACTGA
- the c5h22orf23 gene encoding UPF0193 protein EVG1 isoform X4 yields the protein MQSSFKTPGARGLWNNPRPTQCSKETQEMLKLMKEESKLACLQRKQINRRTKRGAVSSQTPASGPSFPLSKCAQRLTPVKPCRRSAESCRAGDSYVREKFHPGPTRDLEKEKRRLQNILATGEEEPAAGSPGETSECCTPDESEEMERYQEVLNEIEERRQFLADMAALGQEHQYIGIINAEISQRLRELDILDQADASKQGADD from the exons ATGCAGTCCTCCTTCAAAACTCCAGGAGCCAGGGGACTGTGGAATAACCCCAGACCCACACAGTGCAGTAAGGAGACACAGGAAATGCTGAAAT TGATGAAAGAGGAATCAAAGCTTGCATGCCTCCAGAGAAAACAGATCAACAGACGCACAAAGC GTGGAGCGGTTTCGTCTCAGACTCCGGCTTCTGGACCGTCTTTTCCTCTGAGTAAATGTGCTCAGCGACTGACGCCTGTAAAGCCTTGTAGACGCAGTGCTGAATCTTGTCGGGCTGGGGACAGCTACGTGAGGGAAAAGTTTCACCCTGGTCCCACAC GAGATTtggagaaggagaagaggaggCTTCAGAATATCTTGGCAACAGGAGAAGAAGAGCCTGCAGCTGGATCGCCTGGAGAAACGTCTGAATGTTGCACACCAGATGAATCAGAGGAGATGGAGCGCTATCAGGAAG TTTTAAATGAAATCGAAGAAAGGAGACAGTTTCTAGCAGATATGGCAGCTTTGGGCCAGGAGCACCAGTACATCGGCATCATCAATGCAGAGATATCGCAG AGGCTTCGTGAGCTGGACATTCTGGATCAGGCCGACGCCTCCAAGCAGGGAGCAGACGACTGA
- the c5h22orf23 gene encoding UPF0193 protein EVG1 isoform X2 produces the protein MWDLNENGQTMMQSSFKTPGARGLWNNPRPTQCSKETQEMLKLMKEESKLACLQRKQINRRTKRGAVSSQTPASGPSFPLSKCAQRLTPVKPCRRSAESCRAGDSYVREKFHPGPTRDLEKEKRRLQNILATGEEEPAAGSPGETSECCTPDESEEMERYQEVLNEIEERRQFLADMAALGQEHQYIGIINAEISQRLRELDILDQADASKQGADD, from the exons ATGCAGTCCTCCTTCAAAACTCCAGGAGCCAGGGGACTGTGGAATAACCCCAGACCCACACAGTGCAGTAAGGAGACACAGGAAATGCTGAAAT TGATGAAAGAGGAATCAAAGCTTGCATGCCTCCAGAGAAAACAGATCAACAGACGCACAAAGC GTGGAGCGGTTTCGTCTCAGACTCCGGCTTCTGGACCGTCTTTTCCTCTGAGTAAATGTGCTCAGCGACTGACGCCTGTAAAGCCTTGTAGACGCAGTGCTGAATCTTGTCGGGCTGGGGACAGCTACGTGAGGGAAAAGTTTCACCCTGGTCCCACAC GAGATTtggagaaggagaagaggaggCTTCAGAATATCTTGGCAACAGGAGAAGAAGAGCCTGCAGCTGGATCGCCTGGAGAAACGTCTGAATGTTGCACACCAGATGAATCAGAGGAGATGGAGCGCTATCAGGAAG TTTTAAATGAAATCGAAGAAAGGAGACAGTTTCTAGCAGATATGGCAGCTTTGGGCCAGGAGCACCAGTACATCGGCATCATCAATGCAGAGATATCGCAG AGGCTTCGTGAGCTGGACATTCTGGATCAGGCCGACGCCTCCAAGCAGGGAGCAGACGACTGA
- the c5h22orf23 gene encoding UPF0193 protein EVG1 isoform X3 gives MDKRCLQMQSSFKTPGARGLWNNPRPTQCSKETQEMLKLMKEESKLACLQRKQINRRTKRGAVSSQTPASGPSFPLSKCAQRLTPVKPCRRSAESCRAGDSYVREKFHPGPTRDLEKEKRRLQNILATGEEEPAAGSPGETSECCTPDESEEMERYQEVLNEIEERRQFLADMAALGQEHQYIGIINAEISQRLRELDILDQADASKQGADD, from the exons TTTACAGATGCAGTCCTCCTTCAAAACTCCAGGAGCCAGGGGACTGTGGAATAACCCCAGACCCACACAGTGCAGTAAGGAGACACAGGAAATGCTGAAAT TGATGAAAGAGGAATCAAAGCTTGCATGCCTCCAGAGAAAACAGATCAACAGACGCACAAAGC GTGGAGCGGTTTCGTCTCAGACTCCGGCTTCTGGACCGTCTTTTCCTCTGAGTAAATGTGCTCAGCGACTGACGCCTGTAAAGCCTTGTAGACGCAGTGCTGAATCTTGTCGGGCTGGGGACAGCTACGTGAGGGAAAAGTTTCACCCTGGTCCCACAC GAGATTtggagaaggagaagaggaggCTTCAGAATATCTTGGCAACAGGAGAAGAAGAGCCTGCAGCTGGATCGCCTGGAGAAACGTCTGAATGTTGCACACCAGATGAATCAGAGGAGATGGAGCGCTATCAGGAAG TTTTAAATGAAATCGAAGAAAGGAGACAGTTTCTAGCAGATATGGCAGCTTTGGGCCAGGAGCACCAGTACATCGGCATCATCAATGCAGAGATATCGCAG AGGCTTCGTGAGCTGGACATTCTGGATCAGGCCGACGCCTCCAAGCAGGGAGCAGACGACTGA